One genomic window of Methanosalsum zhilinae DSM 4017 includes the following:
- a CDS encoding type II/IV secretion system ATPase subunit: MTSTFDSNSEKLSGTRKDRDHTSYPEPDSSKIFETRVEASSSDNQQDREIKAKNIQNNLQDTEFEKEYGILTPDHISHSTISKQEHKGTASKNISEDISSTHANKSNNTGVNNRTVIEEDKIIKSDIALQNIQTNIRPQEETDLTDSITEDKTSETEINEAGAESATENENETLEEQSKENIFSKIKNIFKHHEQEIAEYDPELHGPLVAFGGLEGYDEVERYWLIEPYSFVTVQFNQEINSYIYYVVEPEMSDFESLFLAEIKKRLRDVLLFENINESINKESILESKIRSIVKDYAIDITPVMLEKISYYIKRDFIRFGKIDPLMYDNSIEDISVNGHDVPVFLYHRKYHNIETNISFSEKELDSYIIQLAQKSGKHISLAQPMIDATVPDGSRIQMTLGSTITTRGGTFTIRKFSDIPVTPVDLIKWGTFSAESMAYLWLCIENNKSLIYAGGTASGKTSSLNSISLFIPEKSKVVTLEDTRELKLSHMNWIPAITRDSFTADERGAVDMYELLKAALRQRPEYIIVGEVRGREALTLFQAMSTGHTTFSTMHADSVASAIHRLENPPINVPRTMIQALDIICIQAQTYSKGERVRRNLKIVEIIDIDPNTKNIRTNDIFLWDSISDSFHQTGDSKALKDIVISRGWSNAQIRRELDTRKKILEYMVNNNITDFKEITSIINTYQSNPHKVLDSFNLVE, encoded by the coding sequence ATGACATCGACCTTTGATTCGAATTCAGAAAAATTATCAGGGACCAGAAAAGACAGAGATCATACCAGTTATCCGGAACCTGACAGTAGTAAAATTTTTGAAACAAGAGTTGAAGCTTCTTCATCAGATAATCAGCAAGATAGAGAGATTAAGGCAAAAAACATACAGAACAATCTTCAGGATACAGAGTTTGAAAAAGAATATGGAATACTTACCCCTGACCATATATCCCATTCTACTATCAGTAAACAGGAACATAAAGGCACTGCGAGCAAAAATATATCCGAGGATATTTCCAGTACTCACGCAAACAAATCCAATAACACAGGTGTTAATAACAGGACTGTGATTGAAGAGGATAAAATAATAAAATCAGATATTGCTCTTCAAAATATCCAGACAAATATCCGGCCCCAGGAAGAAACTGATCTCACAGATAGTATTACTGAAGATAAAACATCTGAAACTGAAATTAATGAAGCAGGTGCAGAATCGGCAACTGAAAATGAAAATGAGACTCTAGAAGAGCAAAGTAAAGAAAATATCTTCAGTAAAATTAAAAATATTTTCAAGCATCATGAACAGGAAATTGCGGAATATGATCCTGAACTCCATGGCCCCCTGGTTGCTTTCGGTGGGCTTGAAGGTTATGATGAGGTTGAAAGATACTGGCTGATTGAACCATATTCCTTCGTAACAGTTCAGTTCAATCAGGAAATAAACAGTTACATATACTATGTCGTAGAGCCTGAAATGTCAGATTTTGAAAGTCTTTTCCTGGCAGAGATTAAAAAAAGACTCAGAGACGTGCTTCTTTTTGAAAACATTAATGAAAGTATCAACAAAGAGTCTATACTTGAGTCTAAAATAAGATCTATTGTAAAAGATTATGCAATTGATATTACACCTGTGATGCTGGAAAAAATATCTTACTACATAAAAAGAGATTTTATCAGATTTGGAAAAATAGATCCATTGATGTATGATAACTCCATAGAAGACATTTCAGTAAATGGACATGATGTTCCTGTTTTCCTTTATCACAGGAAATATCATAACATAGAAACAAATATCAGTTTTTCCGAAAAGGAGCTGGATTCCTATATTATCCAGCTTGCCCAGAAAAGTGGAAAACATATATCGCTTGCCCAGCCCATGATCGATGCAACAGTACCTGATGGATCCCGTATACAGATGACACTTGGAAGTACGATAACCACCCGTGGGGGCACATTTACTATACGTAAATTCAGTGATATACCTGTAACTCCCGTAGATCTGATCAAATGGGGCACTTTCTCTGCAGAGTCTATGGCATATCTATGGCTATGCATTGAAAATAATAAAAGCCTTATATATGCAGGAGGTACAGCATCCGGAAAAACATCCTCACTTAACTCTATCTCCCTGTTCATTCCAGAAAAATCAAAGGTTGTCACACTTGAAGATACACGTGAGCTGAAACTCTCTCACATGAACTGGATACCTGCAATAACCCGTGATTCATTTACAGCCGATGAACGGGGAGCTGTTGATATGTATGAACTCCTGAAGGCAGCACTTCGCCAGAGACCGGAATATATTATTGTAGGAGAGGTAAGGGGAAGAGAAGCCCTCACTCTATTTCAGGCGATGTCCACAGGCCATACAACTTTTTCAACTATGCACGCTGATTCTGTAGCATCAGCCATCCACAGACTGGAAAACCCACCCATAAACGTACCCCGGACAATGATCCAGGCACTTGACATAATCTGCATCCAGGCGCAGACATATTCTAAAGGAGAAAGGGTTAGAAGAAATCTGAAGATTGTAGAGATCATTGATATTGATCCAAATACAAAAAATATACGTACCAATGACATTTTTTTATGGGATTCCATATCCGATTCATTCCACCAGACAGGAGATTCAAAGGCTCTTAAAGATATAGTTATAAGCCGGGGATGGAGCAATGCTCAGATAAGAAGAGAACTGGACACACGAAAAAAGATACTGGAATATATGGTAAATAATAATATAACCGATTTTAAGGAGATAACTTCTATAATCAACACCTATCAATCAAATCCTCATAAGGTTCTTGATAGTTTCAACTTGGTTGAATAA
- the cutA gene encoding divalent-cation tolerance protein CutA: protein MFTEVYITVGSMEEGQKIAHKLVSDRLVACVNMFPINSIYSWEGEVVEDQEFALLAKTTADKFDEVKETVRSIHSYDLPCIVSWELGGESEYLGWVRNYIHED, encoded by the coding sequence ATGTTTACAGAGGTATATATAACTGTGGGAAGTATGGAAGAGGGGCAGAAAATAGCCCATAAACTGGTGTCCGACAGGCTGGTGGCCTGTGTCAATATGTTCCCCATCAATTCTATCTACAGCTGGGAAGGTGAAGTTGTTGAGGATCAGGAATTTGCATTGCTTGCAAAAACCACGGCTGATAAATTTGATGAAGTGAAGGAAACTGTTAGGTCCATTCATAGCTATGACCTTCCTTGTATTGTTTCTTGGGAGCTGGGCGGTGAGAGTGAATATCTGGGGTGGGTCAGGAACTATATCCATGAAGACTGA
- a CDS encoding fumarate hydratase, with amino-acid sequence MDFFFRNDISFESVADATSKILLKAQTDLPSDIIRALQSALGQENNEVAKAHLSAILKNIEFAGNNRIPMCQDTGIPIFFVDVGNELHIDFDLSQAIAEGVRHATDQIPLRPNAVDPLTRINSGDNTGNGIPDINYSFVEGNELCITVAPKGAGSENMSALKMFNPTEVSGIHNFILETVLNAGGMPCPPVIVGVGIGGTFDKSARLAKKALLEDTDDMNEMERELLAEINSLGIGPMGMGGNTTALAVHIKKAHCHTASLPVAVNIQCWANRHATCVFGGE; translated from the coding sequence ATGGATTTTTTTTTCAGAAATGATATTAGTTTTGAGTCAGTTGCAGATGCCACTTCAAAAATATTACTTAAGGCTCAAACAGATTTGCCTTCCGATATCATCCGCGCTTTGCAATCTGCTCTGGGGCAGGAAAATAATGAAGTTGCAAAAGCACACTTATCTGCGATTCTTAAAAATATAGAATTTGCTGGAAATAATAGGATTCCAATGTGTCAGGACACTGGTATTCCTATCTTTTTTGTTGATGTTGGTAATGAATTGCATATTGATTTTGATTTATCGCAGGCTATTGCAGAAGGTGTAAGGCATGCCACTGACCAGATCCCTTTAAGGCCCAACGCAGTTGATCCTCTCACACGCATCAACAGTGGAGATAATACAGGAAACGGTATACCCGATATTAATTATAGTTTTGTAGAGGGCAATGAATTGTGTATTACAGTTGCACCAAAAGGTGCAGGCTCTGAGAACATGAGTGCTCTGAAAATGTTTAACCCAACAGAGGTATCCGGGATACATAATTTTATACTTGAAACTGTCTTGAACGCAGGTGGTATGCCCTGCCCTCCTGTTATTGTAGGTGTCGGGATTGGCGGAACATTTGATAAATCAGCCCGGCTTGCAAAAAAAGCACTTCTGGAAGACACTGATGATATGAATGAAATGGAGCGTGAACTGCTTGCTGAAATCAACTCACTTGGAATTGGACCCATGGGTATGGGAGGAAATACCACCGCTCTGGCAGTTCATATAAAAAAGGCTCACTGCCATACAGCGTCACTTCCTGTTGCAGTAAATATTCAGTGCTGGGCAAACAGACATGCAACCTGTGTATTTGGAGGTGAATGA
- the pheT gene encoding phenylalanine--tRNA ligase subunit beta, whose amino-acid sequence MPVITLPYNDLENLTSADRSVITDRIPMIGADIERLENDHIDIEFFPDRPDLYSVEGVSRALRGFLEIETGMCEYDVSTSGFEISVDTKLDGIRPWLACAVIRGIKFDSNSIKSLMDLQEDLHWGLGRNRKKISIGVHDLKDIQPPFRYIAVDPDFEFVPLDFSEPMSLQEILQKHPKGIRFANILEEHSMYPLIVDVNDNVLSFPPIINGNLTRVTEDTTDLFIDVTGLSDSVDTALNIVVTALAERGGKIESVKIISPEATSRVTPQLDPIIRKLKKEDIESIIGIRMSMDEIIHNLEKMRYGTEVVDNETVLVKVPPYRADILHNYDIIEDIAIGYGYENIQPIFPECSTVGCEHTLSVIGDRLREIMIGLEYFQVMPFTLTNDKIHFEWMCRDKTDDVTYVLHPISEDQTMLRTTILPNLLEILSLNQHRELPQRIFEVGEVVRNEENRMHIAAVSIHPNANFTEVQEIVDAVMREQVLDYNLSESVDPAFMDGRRADIFVDGKKIGVMGEFYPQLISNFGLGQPIAGFEMQILPEK is encoded by the coding sequence ATGCCAGTAATAACCCTGCCTTATAATGACCTTGAAAATCTCACATCTGCTGATCGATCTGTTATAACAGATAGAATTCCCATGATCGGTGCTGATATTGAACGTCTTGAGAATGATCACATAGATATTGAATTTTTCCCGGATCGCCCTGATCTCTATAGTGTGGAGGGTGTATCACGCGCATTAAGAGGGTTTCTGGAAATCGAAACCGGAATGTGTGAATATGATGTGAGTACATCCGGGTTTGAAATATCAGTTGATACGAAACTGGACGGCATACGTCCATGGCTTGCATGTGCAGTCATAAGGGGTATTAAATTTGACTCCAACTCCATCAAATCCCTTATGGATCTGCAGGAAGACCTTCACTGGGGGCTTGGAAGGAACCGAAAAAAGATCTCAATAGGTGTGCATGATCTTAAGGACATCCAGCCGCCGTTTAGATATATTGCAGTTGATCCCGATTTTGAATTTGTACCCCTTGATTTTTCAGAACCCATGTCACTGCAGGAAATTCTTCAAAAGCATCCAAAGGGAATAAGGTTTGCAAATATTCTTGAAGAACATTCCATGTACCCCTTAATAGTAGATGTGAATGACAATGTTTTATCTTTTCCTCCCATAATAAATGGAAACCTTACCAGAGTAACTGAAGATACAACTGACCTCTTTATTGATGTTACAGGTTTAAGTGATTCTGTAGACACAGCACTAAACATTGTAGTTACAGCTCTTGCAGAAAGGGGTGGAAAAATCGAATCTGTTAAAATAATTTCTCCTGAAGCAACTTCCAGAGTGACACCTCAACTTGATCCAATTATCCGAAAACTGAAAAAGGAAGATATTGAATCAATTATCGGAATCAGAATGTCCATGGATGAAATTATTCATAATCTTGAAAAAATGCGTTATGGAACAGAGGTCGTGGATAATGAAACGGTACTTGTAAAGGTGCCTCCATATAGGGCAGATATTCTGCACAATTATGATATTATAGAAGATATTGCAATAGGCTATGGATATGAAAATATCCAGCCAATCTTTCCTGAATGCTCTACAGTTGGCTGTGAGCATACGCTGTCTGTAATTGGTGATAGATTAAGGGAAATAATGATCGGGCTTGAGTATTTTCAGGTAATGCCTTTTACACTGACAAATGATAAGATACACTTTGAGTGGATGTGCAGGGATAAAACCGATGATGTAACATATGTACTTCATCCAATAAGTGAAGATCAGACTATGCTCAGGACTACGATTCTCCCCAATCTTCTGGAAATACTATCCTTAAATCAGCACAGAGAACTTCCTCAGCGTATATTTGAAGTAGGGGAGGTTGTCAGAAATGAAGAAAACAGGATGCATATTGCAGCAGTTTCAATTCACCCCAACGCAAATTTCACTGAAGTCCAGGAGATAGTGGATGCAGTTATGAGGGAGCAGGTACTGGATTATAACCTTTCAGAATCAGTGGATCCTGCTTTTATGGACGGAAGAAGGGCTGATATATTCGTGGATGGTAAAAAAATAGGTGTTATGGGAGAGTTCTATCCACAGTTGATCTCCAACTTTGGTCTGGGGCAGCCGATTGCTGGTTTTGAAATGCAAATACTGCCTGAAAAATAA
- a CDS encoding site-2 protease family protein produces the protein MNGTTVFLAVFILYWLTVSALSKRGFFEKYNISAHGPILMIRTERGLNFIDRLASRKRFWKLFANIGIVMMFVGMTVMFSIIILSDIILLTSLGTEQLPEPGKLHEPRNIFLIPGVNEFIPVVWGLIALIVTLIVHEFAHAILARVENIKVKSMGILVALVPIGGFAEPDEEELFGVSKDQESPGMDEYKKLEPEQYRPSSSEKKVATRNQRARILSAGVMANFAVALIALALFFGPVLGAIAPVSNAMVVNVDPGSQAFDSQIREEMVIVRLDDTPVQSASDVLGYLSKLEEGSQVTVHTKSGGEISTHELLLKEPPETEASGIRIMDVVQNSPASQAGLEEGMIIKELDGMSIRSVDDFVDFMGNTSPGQTISMEVHDQNNEEIRTVQITLTSHHEDEDRGFLGIVGGPVGDISTSLGFSVGDMSVGYFPADVYLEMLKQIPSMMSQLSGWIIILGFPIIGFAGEGFPGFGTTLAQAYEPVGWAEPMGMGIFWIANTLLWIGWLNFYVGLFNCLPAIPLDGGHVFRDYAKALVMRITGNEIKATKIASATTVFLSLLILISIVFMIFGPYLVHGF, from the coding sequence TTGAACGGGACTACAGTCTTCTTGGCAGTCTTTATACTATACTGGCTAACAGTATCAGCTCTCAGCAAGAGAGGTTTTTTTGAAAAATATAACATCAGTGCCCACGGGCCAATACTTATGATCAGAACCGAAAGGGGTCTAAACTTTATTGACCGGCTGGCATCCAGAAAGCGATTCTGGAAACTATTTGCAAATATAGGAATTGTTATGATGTTTGTCGGAATGACAGTCATGTTTTCCATAATAATCCTCTCAGACATCATATTGCTGACATCCCTTGGTACTGAACAGCTACCAGAGCCTGGAAAACTTCATGAGCCCCGCAATATATTTCTAATTCCGGGAGTGAATGAATTCATCCCTGTGGTATGGGGTTTGATAGCACTTATAGTAACACTCATTGTCCATGAATTTGCACATGCCATTCTTGCTAGAGTGGAAAATATAAAAGTTAAATCCATGGGAATACTGGTAGCACTTGTCCCAATAGGAGGATTTGCCGAGCCTGATGAAGAAGAGCTTTTTGGAGTAAGTAAAGACCAGGAAAGTCCTGGCATGGATGAATATAAGAAACTGGAGCCTGAACAATACAGGCCCAGCAGCAGTGAAAAAAAGGTAGCAACCCGTAACCAGAGAGCTCGAATACTTTCAGCTGGTGTCATGGCCAATTTTGCAGTTGCATTAATAGCACTTGCATTATTCTTCGGGCCGGTATTGGGAGCAATTGCCCCGGTCAGTAATGCCATGGTTGTAAATGTAGATCCCGGATCACAAGCTTTTGACAGCCAGATAAGAGAAGAGATGGTCATCGTACGCCTTGACGATACTCCGGTTCAGAGTGCCAGCGATGTTCTTGGGTACCTCAGTAAACTTGAAGAGGGATCTCAGGTCACGGTTCACACAAAATCCGGTGGAGAAATATCTACACACGAACTTTTGCTTAAGGAACCACCTGAAACAGAAGCTTCTGGTATCAGGATAATGGATGTGGTTCAGAACTCTCCTGCATCCCAGGCCGGGCTTGAAGAAGGAATGATAATCAAAGAACTTGATGGTATGTCCATAAGATCTGTTGATGATTTTGTAGATTTCATGGGTAATACGTCTCCAGGTCAGACCATCAGCATGGAAGTTCACGACCAGAATAATGAAGAGATCAGGACAGTTCAGATAACACTCACATCACACCACGAAGATGAAGACAGAGGATTTTTGGGAATCGTTGGTGGACCGGTAGGAGATATTTCAACATCTCTTGGATTCTCAGTCGGGGATATGTCAGTTGGATACTTCCCTGCAGATGTATATCTTGAAATGCTGAAACAGATACCATCAATGATGTCTCAGCTTAGTGGATGGATCATAATCCTTGGATTTCCTATAATAGGATTTGCAGGTGAAGGCTTCCCTGGTTTTGGAACTACACTTGCTCAGGCTTACGAGCCTGTGGGATGGGCTGAGCCTATGGGAATGGGCATATTCTGGATTGCAAACACCCTTCTGTGGATTGGATGGCTGAACTTCTATGTGGGTCTTTTTAACTGCCTTCCTGCAATACCTCTTGATGGGGGGCATGTGTTCAGAGACTATGCAAAGGCTCTTGTAATGCGCATAACCGGAAATGAGATAAAGGCCACAAAAATAGCATCTGCTACTACTGTGTTCCTTTCACTGCTGATATTGATATCTATTGTCTTCATGATCTTTGGACCATACCTGGTCCATGGATTTTAA